The genomic interval GTAATGACCAACGTGGTTGGAACTGTTAATTTGCTGAATGCGGCACGGAAAGTCTGGAAAGACGATTTTACTGACCGTCGTTTTTATCATGTTTCAACGGATGAAGTATATGGTGAACTACATGATCCCGGAACATTTTTCACGGAAAGTACCAGTTACGATCCCCGTTCTCCATACTCCGCTTCCAAAGCATCTTCGGATCATTTCGTACGGGCTTATCAAAACACATACAATCTGCCGGTAGTTATTTCTAACTGCTCTAATAATTATGGGCCTAATCATTTTCCGGAAAAACTTATTCCGTTAATGATCCATAATATTATCCAGAACAAACCGCTTCCTGTTTATGGAAGAGGTGAAAATGTTCGTGACTGGCTTTTTGTAGAAGATCATGCGATTGCCATTGATGTAATTTTCCATAAGGGAAAAAACGGGGAAACCTATAATATTGGTGGTCATAATGAATGGAAAAATCTTGATCTCGTACTTTTGCTTTGCAGGGTTATGGACAAGAAACTGGGACGTGAAGAAGGTGAAACAGAAAAACTGATCACTTATGTTACGGATCGTGCCGGTCATGACCTTCGATATGCAATTGATGCAACAAAGCTTTCGGAAGAACTGGGCTGGAAACCTTCCCTTCAGTTTGAGGAAGGCCTGGAAAGAACTGTTGACTGGTATCTGACCAATAAAGAATGGTTGCAGAACGTCACTTCCGGAGATTACAAGCTTTATTACGATTCGATGTATATTAACCGATAACGATGAAAGGAATTATTTTAGCCGGCGGATCTGGCACACGATTACACCCACTTACTTTGGCAGTCAGTAAACAGCTTATGCCCGTTTATGACAAACCGATGATTTACTATCCGCTTTCGATATTGATGCTGGCTGGAATCCGCGAGATATTGATAATCTCAACTCCGCACGATTTGCCGCATTTTGAAAAACTATTGGGTGATGGTAGCCGGTTGGGGTGTTCATTCAGTTACGAAGTACAGCCTAGTCCGGATGGACTTGCGCAGGCATTTATCATAGGTGAAAAATTTATTGGCGATGACAAAGTAGCACTAATCCTGGGAGATAATATTTTTTATGGTTCGGGTTTATCAGGACTTCTGCAATCCAATAATGATCCTGATGGTGGTGTTATTTTTGCTTATCAGGTACAGGATCCTGAAAGGTACGGAGTGGTAGAATTTGATGGGAGCAATAATGTTATATCCATTGAAGAGAAACCGGAAAAACCAAAGTCGAATTATGCGGTTCCCGGATTGTATTTTTACGACAACGATGTTATTGAAATAGCCAAAACGATCCCGCCTTCACCACGCGGAGAACTTGAAATTACGGATGTAAACCGGGTTTATCTGGAAAAAGGAAAATTAAAAGTGGGCGTTTTGAACCGTGGTACAGCCTGGCTGGATACAGGTACGATCCAGTCACTGATGCAGGCCGGACAGTATGTGCAGGTTATTGAAGAACGCCAGGGTTTAAAAATTGGATGTATCGAAGAAATCGCATACAGAATGGGCTTTATAGATGCGGAAAAGTTAAAAGAAATTGCCAAACCTCTTGTAAAAAGCGGATACGGTATTTATCTTGAACAGTTGGTTTCACACTTATAAGAAACTGATTCAGAAGTTTGTAACATTCCTATAAGTCAATTAAAAGAGCTTGGGATAATATGATTCCGGCTCTTCATTTCCTTCATACTATCAAATGAAATTTCTGCCAGATGAAATAGAAGCATATTCTGAGGCTCATACGGAAGGAGAAAGTGAAATTTTACAACGGTTGAATAGGGAAACCTATGCCAAGGTACTTAATCCTCGTATGCTTTCGGGGCACTTGCAAGGTAGATTTTTGTCCATGATTTCACGGATGATTAAGCCTGACCGGATTCTTGAAATCGGGACTTATACAGGTTATTCTGCTTTGTGCCTTTGTGAAGGATTAAATCAAAATGGCCGGCTTACAACAATTGACATTAACGAAGAACTGGAAACAATGACCAGAAACTTCTTTAATATGTCTCTTTTTGCTGAAAATATAGATTACAGGATTGGTAATGCCTTGGATATTATTCCGTTATTACAAGATAATTTCGATATCGCATTCATAGATGCCGACAAAATAAATTACATTTCCTATTTTAATCTTTGTTTGGAAAAAGTACGGACAGGTGGTTTTATTATCGCAGACAATGTATTGTGGAGCGGAAAAGTGGTTCAGCCTGAACTGAAAAAAGCAGATAAAGACACTCAGCTGTTAATGGAATTTAACCGCATTGTACATGAAGACAGTCGTGTGTCCAATATTCTGCTACCCATACGCGACGGGTTAATGATTCTTCAAAAATTGTAAGTCAATAAAATACCGGATAAGCATAAATTATTTATGACCAGAAAATTCATCAAAAACATTAAGATTACATCATTTACTTGTTTTTTGCTAATAAGTGTAATCGCTACTGCACACGCTCAAAATACTTCTGATATACCTGCCAGCGTTTCATTCGGTGGTATTACGGTAAAATTTGACAGATCAGCACAAAATCTCATCGAAGAGGATATTAAAAGCCTGATGTCGAATAAAAAGTTTTGGGAAGAAAAAATGGAAAGAGCCATTCTTTACTTCCCAATTGTTGAGGGAATTTTAATGGACGAAGAAGTTCCGATTGATTTTAAATATCTCGCAGTTCAGGAAAGTTCATTTAAGCCGGATGTTGTTTCCAGCTCTAATGCGGTTGGTTATTGGCAGTTTAAGCCAGAGACAGCGCGAGAACTTAATTTACGGGTAGACGATGAGGTAGATGAACGGAAAAATATCAGTTCTTCTACACATGCAGCAGCCTGGTATCTGAAGAAAAATAACCAGCAGTTTAATAACTGGGTATCATCTCTTTATTCATATTATCAGGGCGCGGGTGGTGTAAAGAAGATTGTTCCTGCCAATTGGTCCTATGCCAAAGAAGTTACACTTACCGGAAAGACAGATCGCTACATGCTTCGGTTTTTTGCGCATAAAATAGCATTGGAGGCAGGTATTGAAAAATATCGCAGTAACAATAAGATCATTTTACTGGAATCAGAATATGGTAAAGGCCAGTCATTTGATGAAATTGCCAGGTCTTTGGGAATCAATTCAAAAGAACTTGAAAGTTATAATCGTTGGGTAACCGATGGCAGGATCCCAACCGACAGAGAGTACCTGATTACTGTACCTGTGCCATTGGATCAGGTTGCTTCAGTTCGCGAAAAATTATCATTGCCTGCTACTGCCAGTACAAGTGTTGTGGCAACAGTGTACGACGAAAATGGCTTTCCTGTCCTGAAAAGATCTAATGTACAGTCGAAAGATAAAAATGCACCTGTGCTTTATGATATTAACGGACTTCCAGGAATAGAAGCACGTGCAGGAGACGATCCGAAGGCACTTGCAAAAGCAGGTAATATAAGGGCTCCTAAATTTATGCGTTACAATGATATGTTAAAGGATACACCACTTGTACCTGGCCATGTCTATTATCTCGCAAAGAAAAATAAAAAAGCTTCAACACCATTTCATACAGCAAAACCTGGTGATACCTGGCAAACAGTTTCACAGCAATATGGTCTCAGATTGGTTAATCTGCTTAAATATAACCGGATCATTAGCAGAAATTATCCTATTCAAACAGGGCAGGTACTTTGGTTAAACAAAAAACGTCCAAGAAAACAACCGGTTGAAATTATTAAACCGGAAGTTAAACCAGCCTCACCAGCACAAAATAATACAGAAGTCACTGCTGCAAATCCTGTTAAAGAGGCTCCGGCAGCAGCAGTAACTACTCCTTTAGGCCGCAAAAAATATACGCCTGTATTGGTAGAAAAAAGCGAAAGCAGTATTGCTAAGGACAATCAGGATTTTAAACCTGACGCAACACCTAAGGCTACAACATCTGCAATTGCGGATAAGGCCGTCACAACGCCAAGAGAAACCAATGACAGGGTTGTAATTATCACACAGGATAATGTTGAAGATGGTTCTTTTAAATCAGCTGATGACATTACACCTTCAAAACGTAAAAGTGATGGTTCTGCCAATGCAAAAACCAAGCCCGCTACATCCTCAACTCCTGTGAGTTCAGGTTCTGTATATGCACGTCAGCAAAGAGAAGCAGCAGAAAAGGAAGCAGCAGAAAAACCAGTGATAGAAAAGGTAAGTGATCCGGTGGTAAAAAAGGAGATGAAGGAGTCCGAAATGGAATCATTTCATACGGTGGTTGCAGGAGAGAACTATTACAGCATCGCCAGAAAATACGGAATGAACGCAAGTGATCTTATATATCTGAACAGAGAATCAAAAAAAGGGTTGGTGGTTGGCCAGAGATTACGGGTTAAAGGTAATGCGGCTGACAATGAAGCCGCTACGAAACTTGCTGAAAACAAAAGAAAAGAAACGGCAGGCTCTTTTTCACCAACAGGATTTACCCGTACAGAAAAGGAAGCAGCGCAAATTGTTAATGACAGAAATACACATGGTAACGAGGGAGCTGAATTTCACACAGTTCAGGCTGGCCAGACTTATTACAGTATTTCCAGATTATATGGAATTAGCTTACAGGAACTGATGACGCTTAACGATCTGAGTCCTTCGCAGCGACTGATTTCCGGTCAGAAACTAAGGGTTAAAAAAGGTGGAAGTAATGTGGATGAAAATCCTGATAGGGGATCAGTCCGGTCTTCTTCATCAGGTAGTCACACGCATACCGTTTCTGCTGGAGAATCTCTTTATCGAATTGCACAAAAATACGGGACAACAATAGAAGAGCTTAAAAGGCTGAACAATATATCTGAGAATAGTGTTACCATTGGCCAGAAGCTAAAAGTTCCACAAAAATAATAAGGCCCCAATAAGATGATACTCATAGACAATACTTGTATCAGTGATGATATTGAAGACCAGTTATTTGTCTGTAATCTCGACAAATGTAAAGGTGCCTGCTGCGTTGAAGGAGATTCCGGAGCACCATTGGAAGAACCGGAGCTTGCTATTTTGGACCAGATCTATCCATTTGTTGAACCTTATTTGTCAGATGCCGGGAAAGCGGTAATTGCGAAAGAAGGTACATATACAAAAGATTGGGAAGGGGATTATGTTACTCCGGTTATCAATAACAGAGAATGTGCATATGCAATATACGATCCGAAAGGAATTCTTAAATGCGGAATTGAAGAGGCATATAATGATGGCAAAATAGATTTCAAAAAACCAATATCCTGTCATTTATATCCGATCAGGGTTACAAAGTATGAACAATATCATGCTTTGAATTATGATAGGTGGGATATTTGCAGTCCTGCATGTAGTTTTGGTAAAGAACTGGGTGTACCGGTTTATAAGTTTTTGAAAGAACCGTTGATAAGGGCATATGGAGAAATTTGGTATGGCCAGCTAACACGTGAAATTGATGAGCGCCAGGAAGCAAGAGAGGAAGGAAAAAGCATCAAATAATGATTTTTTTCAAAATGTTTACGATGTAGTTCGTTTAATTCCAAAAGGAAGAGCTACTTCATATGGGGCAATCGCTGCCTATTTAGGCTCAAAAAGAGGAGCCCGTATGGTTGGTTGGGCTATGGGAAACAGTTATACCCAAATAGATATTCCGGCATATAAAGTTGTAAATAAAGCAGGCGTACTTTCTGCCAAACTACTTTTCGAAACTCCGGCTACAATGCAGGAAAGATTGGAAAGTGACGGAATTACAGTTAAAGATGATCAGATTCAAAACTGGGATAAAGTTTTTTGGGATCCGGAAATTGAATTAAAACTATAAACATAAAAAAGCATCGCCTCAGATTATTCGGGCGATGCTTTTTTAATGAAGAAGATGCTACTGAATTGAAATTGAACGGCCGGTGCTGGTTTGAATTTGTACTTCTTTAATCAATTTTTGATCTCCATAAGATAATTCAAAATAATACTTTCCGTCATTCATACCGTCCATATCAAACACTCTCCGGTATTGCTCTGAATTTTTGCCATACGTTTCAGTATAAAGAGTACGTCCACTTCCATCTTTAAGTTTTACCAATAATCGCCCGTCAGTTCCTTTGTCAACTGCAAGTTTTACTTTGCTTGTATTGACTACCTGAAACATACCTGCACTTAAAGAAACTGCATGGGAAGAAACCTTGTTCTTTCGATCAGCTTTTTTGTCAGCTGCAAATGAAGAAAGAGACACAATGAGAGCGAAAGCAACTAATTTTGAAATGATTGAGATTTTCATGGCTTTTTTATTTTAAGATTAAACATTCATATTTCATGACTGATTAACTTATAAAAAAGCTTGTGCCAGATCTGATTTGTAAAATCGAATCTGGCACATAGGTTAATTAATATTCTGATTTTCAGTTATTTAGTTCATAAATAGAAATATTTTTGAATGCTTTTTTCTAAAATGGTATTGTTCGAAACCGAACGCTTAGAATTAAAAACCGAACGGTTTTGAAAGTTTTAATCAAAATCAAATCTTGTTTTTACCGCGACTTTCATTTGCTATTTTTTGAATCATTGGAAGTTTACTTACCGGAATAAGGTTCTTGTAATCCCAGAAAGCTGAGACACAAACAATTTTCCACTGACCATCTATTTTTTCCATCAACCTGACCTCCTTGCTATGATGGAAGTTCTTTTCTTTTCCGTCACTGTTAAACTGATCCCAGGTAAGGTATGCAACATTATCGCAATAGAACTTGTACTTCATGTTTTTGCGCTCAACTTTGGGATAACTTTTTTCAGGATTGTCAGTAATATATTTACCAATCTGATTATTGATGTCG from Dyadobacter sp. NIV53 carries:
- the rfbB gene encoding dTDP-glucose 4,6-dehydratase, with product MKKILITGGAGFIGSHVVRRFVTQHPEYHIYNLDALTYAGNLENIKDIENAPNYTFVKGDIVDADFIDKLISENNFHGIVHLAAESHVDRSISDPMSFVMTNVVGTVNLLNAARKVWKDDFTDRRFYHVSTDEVYGELHDPGTFFTESTSYDPRSPYSASKASSDHFVRAYQNTYNLPVVISNCSNNYGPNHFPEKLIPLMIHNIIQNKPLPVYGRGENVRDWLFVEDHAIAIDVIFHKGKNGETYNIGGHNEWKNLDLVLLLCRVMDKKLGREEGETEKLITYVTDRAGHDLRYAIDATKLSEELGWKPSLQFEEGLERTVDWYLTNKEWLQNVTSGDYKLYYDSMYINR
- the rfbA gene encoding glucose-1-phosphate thymidylyltransferase RfbA translates to MKGIILAGGSGTRLHPLTLAVSKQLMPVYDKPMIYYPLSILMLAGIREILIISTPHDLPHFEKLLGDGSRLGCSFSYEVQPSPDGLAQAFIIGEKFIGDDKVALILGDNIFYGSGLSGLLQSNNDPDGGVIFAYQVQDPERYGVVEFDGSNNVISIEEKPEKPKSNYAVPGLYFYDNDVIEIAKTIPPSPRGELEITDVNRVYLEKGKLKVGVLNRGTAWLDTGTIQSLMQAGQYVQVIEERQGLKIGCIEEIAYRMGFIDAEKLKEIAKPLVKSGYGIYLEQLVSHL
- a CDS encoding O-methyltransferase; amino-acid sequence: MKFLPDEIEAYSEAHTEGESEILQRLNRETYAKVLNPRMLSGHLQGRFLSMISRMIKPDRILEIGTYTGYSALCLCEGLNQNGRLTTIDINEELETMTRNFFNMSLFAENIDYRIGNALDIIPLLQDNFDIAFIDADKINYISYFNLCLEKVRTGGFIIADNVLWSGKVVQPELKKADKDTQLLMEFNRIVHEDSRVSNILLPIRDGLMILQKL
- a CDS encoding LysM peptidoglycan-binding domain-containing protein: MTRKFIKNIKITSFTCFLLISVIATAHAQNTSDIPASVSFGGITVKFDRSAQNLIEEDIKSLMSNKKFWEEKMERAILYFPIVEGILMDEEVPIDFKYLAVQESSFKPDVVSSSNAVGYWQFKPETARELNLRVDDEVDERKNISSSTHAAAWYLKKNNQQFNNWVSSLYSYYQGAGGVKKIVPANWSYAKEVTLTGKTDRYMLRFFAHKIALEAGIEKYRSNNKIILLESEYGKGQSFDEIARSLGINSKELESYNRWVTDGRIPTDREYLITVPVPLDQVASVREKLSLPATASTSVVATVYDENGFPVLKRSNVQSKDKNAPVLYDINGLPGIEARAGDDPKALAKAGNIRAPKFMRYNDMLKDTPLVPGHVYYLAKKNKKASTPFHTAKPGDTWQTVSQQYGLRLVNLLKYNRIISRNYPIQTGQVLWLNKKRPRKQPVEIIKPEVKPASPAQNNTEVTAANPVKEAPAAAVTTPLGRKKYTPVLVEKSESSIAKDNQDFKPDATPKATTSAIADKAVTTPRETNDRVVIITQDNVEDGSFKSADDITPSKRKSDGSANAKTKPATSSTPVSSGSVYARQQREAAEKEAAEKPVIEKVSDPVVKKEMKESEMESFHTVVAGENYYSIARKYGMNASDLIYLNRESKKGLVVGQRLRVKGNAADNEAATKLAENKRKETAGSFSPTGFTRTEKEAAQIVNDRNTHGNEGAEFHTVQAGQTYYSISRLYGISLQELMTLNDLSPSQRLISGQKLRVKKGGSNVDENPDRGSVRSSSSGSHTHTVSAGESLYRIAQKYGTTIEELKRLNNISENSVTIGQKLKVPQK
- a CDS encoding DUF3109 family protein — its product is MILIDNTCISDDIEDQLFVCNLDKCKGACCVEGDSGAPLEEPELAILDQIYPFVEPYLSDAGKAVIAKEGTYTKDWEGDYVTPVINNRECAYAIYDPKGILKCGIEEAYNDGKIDFKKPISCHLYPIRVTKYEQYHALNYDRWDICSPACSFGKELGVPVYKFLKEPLIRAYGEIWYGQLTREIDERQEAREEGKSIK
- a CDS encoding MGMT family protein codes for the protein MSARKQERKEKASNNDFFQNVYDVVRLIPKGRATSYGAIAAYLGSKRGARMVGWAMGNSYTQIDIPAYKVVNKAGVLSAKLLFETPATMQERLESDGITVKDDQIQNWDKVFWDPEIELKL